A stretch of the Ignavibacteriales bacterium genome encodes the following:
- the holA gene encoding DNA polymerase III subunit delta: protein MTYAEFLQSFKSDHFAPIYLFHGEEDLLIDEGIQLIVSKALDEGTKGFNLDVVYGSKAEAKDVVAHATSFPMMSAKRVVVVKEFEKLATTEIAKEIVSAYVNNPLESTVLVLVSIAPDFRKKPFTDLKKRAEVIECKPLYDNQVPAWIAERIKRQGREANAEACRLMQAYVGNSLRSLQNEIDKLFVFIGDRKKVNVEDIAAVVGATKGYTIFELQNAIGRKDAKESIRILERMLEAGQAPLMIIVMLTRFFTQLWKLSDMKARRMGEQEIAREIGVPPYYVKQYIEFRSNFDVDQIEQNFKALLEADTVMKSTSRDPHLVLDLLVLSLMHRSTEPVGNLL from the coding sequence ATGACCTACGCTGAATTCCTACAATCGTTCAAGTCGGACCACTTTGCGCCGATCTATCTCTTTCATGGAGAAGAAGACCTTCTCATTGATGAAGGAATACAGCTGATCGTCTCGAAAGCACTCGACGAAGGGACGAAGGGCTTCAATCTCGACGTAGTCTATGGCAGCAAAGCCGAGGCGAAGGACGTTGTGGCGCATGCGACATCGTTCCCGATGATGAGCGCGAAACGCGTGGTTGTTGTAAAGGAGTTTGAAAAACTCGCGACCACAGAGATCGCGAAGGAAATCGTTTCAGCCTACGTGAACAATCCGCTCGAATCGACAGTGCTCGTGCTTGTCTCGATCGCCCCGGATTTTCGCAAGAAGCCCTTCACGGATCTCAAGAAGAGGGCGGAAGTGATTGAATGTAAGCCTCTCTACGACAACCAGGTGCCTGCCTGGATCGCTGAACGCATCAAACGTCAGGGAAGAGAGGCAAATGCCGAGGCGTGCCGCCTCATGCAGGCTTATGTGGGGAATTCTCTCAGATCCCTTCAGAACGAGATCGACAAGCTCTTTGTTTTCATCGGTGACCGGAAAAAGGTAAACGTCGAGGATATCGCGGCGGTCGTCGGAGCGACAAAAGGGTACACGATCTTCGAACTCCAGAACGCGATCGGGCGGAAGGATGCAAAGGAATCCATCAGGATTCTTGAACGGATGCTCGAAGCCGGCCAGGCGCCCCTGATGATCATTGTGATGCTGACACGGTTCTTCACTCAGCTGTGGAAGCTCTCAGATATGAAGGCCCGGAGAATGGGCGAGCAGGAGATCGCGCGTGAAATCGGTGTGCCGCCCTACTATGTCAAGCAGTATATTGAGTTCCGATCCAACTTCGACGTTGACCAGATCGAGCAGAACTTCAAAGCGCTGCTCGAAGCCGACACAGTGATGAAATCGACATCGCGTGATCCTCATCTGGTCCTCGATCTTCTCGTCCTCTCGCTGATGCACCGCTCCACTGAGCCTGTCGGCAACCTGCTCTGA
- a CDS encoding 2-phosphosulfolactate phosphatase — protein MRLDVRFDPFELDELELRGKNIIVIDVLRSSTTIAVALNNGAREIIPVESIENAVKISGSLFGDVTLRGGERNGKTIQGFNLGNSPLEYTEATVKGKSIIFCTTNGSVAMYKSRFAQNLAIGTFVNISKVIDFIKEIKQDFVLICAGRANAFSNFSLEDAVCAGMIVHKLAAAKELAVELTDSALASQSLYKTYGRSLLKMMKNTEHGRYLTEIGFLEDIKIAAAVDSYAILPILSGNVIKLKREEPRHADGENPANAKPGS, from the coding sequence ATGAGACTAGACGTTCGATTTGATCCTTTTGAGCTTGACGAACTGGAGCTTCGGGGAAAAAACATCATCGTGATTGATGTGCTGCGTTCAAGCACCACGATCGCGGTGGCACTAAACAACGGCGCCCGGGAGATCATCCCGGTCGAGAGTATCGAAAACGCCGTCAAGATTTCGGGGAGCCTTTTTGGGGATGTGACACTGCGCGGGGGCGAACGGAATGGGAAGACCATCCAGGGCTTCAACCTCGGAAACTCTCCTCTCGAGTATACCGAAGCGACCGTGAAAGGGAAGTCCATCATTTTCTGCACGACGAACGGGTCGGTGGCGATGTATAAGAGCCGGTTCGCCCAGAACCTGGCCATCGGGACGTTCGTGAATATCTCCAAAGTGATCGACTTCATCAAGGAAATCAAGCAGGATTTTGTTCTCATCTGCGCCGGGCGGGCAAATGCGTTCAGCAATTTCAGCCTGGAGGATGCCGTCTGTGCGGGAATGATTGTACACAAGCTTGCCGCGGCCAAGGAACTGGCGGTGGAACTGACGGATTCCGCTCTTGCTTCCCAATCGCTCTACAAGACCTATGGCCGGTCGCTGCTTAAGATGATGAAGAACACCGAACACGGCCGGTATCTCACAGAAATCGGCTTCCTGGAAGACATCAAGATCGCTGCTGCCGTTGACTCGTATGCGATTCTTCCGATTCTCAGCGGGAACGTGATCAAACTCAAGCGCGAGGAACCGCGCCACGCCGACGGTGAGAACCCGGCAAACGCTAAACCGGGCTCGTGA
- a CDS encoding bi-domain-containing oxidoreductase, giving the protein MKQVTQHNKTGDVRVEEVPIPALKPGFVLVRTHCSLISAGTERAGINQRKASLLQRAKAQPELVRLVLDQVRQYGLISTYRRVQTKLESTAPIGYSVAGEVVAAGGKELPVKAGDFVACAGANYANHAEYVVVPMHLCARIPKGVKLDDAAYTTLGSIALQGIRQVNPTLGETVVVIGLGLLGQLTIQMLKANGCIVVGIDLDDTSVKLARLSGADVAVRRDTGDVKNVVRSATKGLGADAVIITAATQSNDTVELAGELCREKGRVVLVGDVGLTLPRAPYYMKELDFRLSRSLGPGRYDPEYEERGKDYPASYVRWSENRNMLEFLRLLSTGQVDLHHLTTHRFPLDEAQAAYALITSVSSKKHEHFIGVLLDYEKSDAEVFEQLPRSVKVSTKKAEVGPKVSRVGFIGAGSFAQGFLLPHIGRSQTTSLVTVCNGNGLNATNVARTFGFENATSDPSEVFKNESINTVFIATRHNLHASLTVDALKSGKSVFVEKPLALNASELREIQNACESASAAGKEPLLMVGFNRRFAPQVVHARRFFENAVGPYVMQYRVSAGFVPKSHWTRDSAEGGGRIIGEVCHFVDLMQYITSSQPVKVFAESLSAASGGASDDDSVLITVKFQDGSVGTITYLANGDASLPKERLEISSTGRTAVIDNFQRLSLYQNGKKREFKLSSVDKGHRAEVREFLTAIEEGKPSPIPLQSLIATTQATFKIMESLQVGVPVSL; this is encoded by the coding sequence ATGAAACAAGTGACGCAACACAACAAAACAGGCGATGTGCGTGTGGAGGAGGTGCCGATTCCGGCATTGAAGCCCGGTTTCGTGCTTGTCAGAACGCACTGTTCGCTCATCAGCGCCGGAACGGAACGGGCGGGCATCAACCAACGCAAGGCCTCGCTGCTCCAAAGGGCGAAAGCGCAGCCCGAACTCGTCCGGTTGGTTCTGGATCAGGTGAGGCAATACGGACTCATCAGCACGTATCGCCGGGTGCAGACCAAACTTGAATCGACTGCACCGATCGGCTACAGCGTCGCGGGTGAGGTTGTTGCCGCAGGGGGGAAGGAGTTGCCGGTGAAAGCGGGTGACTTTGTCGCGTGTGCCGGGGCGAACTACGCGAACCATGCCGAGTACGTGGTAGTCCCGATGCATTTGTGCGCCAGGATCCCGAAGGGAGTTAAACTTGACGATGCGGCATACACGACTCTCGGGTCGATCGCCCTCCAGGGAATCCGGCAGGTCAATCCGACGCTCGGGGAAACCGTTGTGGTCATCGGTCTTGGCCTTCTTGGCCAGTTGACGATTCAGATGCTGAAAGCAAATGGATGTATTGTGGTCGGAATCGACCTGGACGATACCTCGGTCAAACTCGCCAGGCTGAGTGGTGCTGATGTCGCAGTTCGTCGTGATACCGGCGATGTGAAGAATGTCGTCCGATCGGCCACCAAGGGGCTGGGAGCTGACGCGGTGATTATCACCGCGGCGACGCAAAGCAATGACACCGTGGAATTGGCCGGTGAACTGTGCCGGGAGAAGGGGCGGGTCGTGTTGGTGGGAGATGTGGGGTTGACACTTCCCAGGGCTCCGTACTACATGAAAGAGCTTGATTTCAGATTGTCGCGGTCGCTCGGCCCTGGCCGATATGATCCCGAATACGAAGAGCGAGGGAAAGACTATCCGGCGTCATACGTGCGGTGGAGCGAAAACCGCAACATGCTCGAATTCCTCCGGCTTCTCTCGACTGGTCAGGTCGATCTTCACCACCTGACGACACACCGGTTCCCGCTTGACGAAGCCCAGGCCGCATATGCGTTGATTACGAGCGTATCGTCGAAGAAGCATGAACACTTCATCGGTGTCCTGCTCGACTATGAAAAATCAGACGCGGAAGTCTTCGAGCAGCTGCCCCGCTCAGTGAAGGTTTCAACAAAAAAGGCCGAAGTGGGTCCCAAGGTGAGTCGTGTGGGATTCATCGGAGCCGGAAGTTTCGCACAAGGCTTCCTCCTCCCGCACATCGGACGATCGCAGACGACGTCGCTCGTGACAGTCTGCAACGGGAATGGTCTCAATGCCACGAACGTTGCGCGGACGTTTGGTTTCGAAAACGCCACCAGTGACCCCTCTGAAGTGTTCAAGAATGAATCGATTAATACGGTCTTTATCGCGACACGCCACAACCTGCACGCGTCGCTCACGGTGGATGCACTCAAGTCGGGGAAGAGCGTCTTTGTGGAAAAACCCCTCGCGTTGAATGCCTCCGAACTCAGGGAAATCCAGAATGCTTGCGAATCGGCCTCCGCTGCCGGCAAGGAGCCGTTGCTGATGGTCGGCTTCAACCGCAGATTTGCCCCTCAGGTGGTGCACGCCAGGAGGTTTTTCGAAAACGCAGTGGGCCCGTATGTGATGCAGTACCGGGTGAGCGCCGGATTCGTTCCGAAGAGTCATTGGACGCGGGATTCGGCTGAAGGGGGCGGAAGGATCATCGGCGAAGTCTGCCATTTTGTCGATTTGATGCAGTACATCACATCATCTCAGCCCGTCAAGGTTTTTGCGGAATCGCTCTCCGCGGCATCCGGCGGTGCGTCGGATGATGATTCAGTACTCATCACGGTCAAATTCCAGGACGGCTCCGTCGGAACCATCACCTATCTGGCAAACGGGGATGCTTCTCTCCCGAAGGAGCGATTGGAAATCTCGTCGACCGGAAGGACTGCCGTGATCGATAATTTCCAGCGCCTTTCGCTTTATCAAAACGGGAAGAAGCGTGAGTTCAAGCTCTCCAGTGTCGACAAAGGTCATCGCGCTGAAGTGCGCGAGTTCTTGACGGCAATCGAGGAGGGAAAGCCTTCGCCAATTCCACTGCAGAGTCTCATTGCGACGACGCAGGCGACATTCAAGATTATGGAATCGCTGCAAGTCGGAGTGCCGGTTTCCCTGTGA
- a CDS encoding DNA translocase FtsK 4TM domain-containing protein, translating into MAEPTNQPKDAQKKKNPDRRRQIWSFLGILFSFMLLLSLVSYTPADQSNGQVRIVDLWKVLTPDEALQAKADRTQNLLGLLGAILSNWFINSTIGYGIIALPFLGLAWSWYLLRKKELHKLILATNYVVAIALLFSALMGSMRLIGDVPILAMEWSGTVGDFAANTLYKLIGLVGSFLLLLGLLAVVLTLLVDLDIQQTYERLQELLARLMAWIRRKRSESKLEAAKEAESPAPRRSVEIKRDAQEHVPPPPIMRKPPVREERPEVQPPVLHEEADEDPAPREPEGDLPLDINAPVKEEEVNFDERPAAEDVEEEEIDYIFPSVELLDIARTSEEVDEEELKANAELLRSKLADFGVEIESVSVTPGPVVTLYEIVPATGVKISRIESLQDDIALALKARGIRIIAPIPGKGTVGVEIPNHNPALVTLRGIINSSKFRDFKGALPLALGKTITGEACVDDLAKMPHLLIAGATGSGKSVGINTIITSLIYRLHPSDVKFIIIDPKKIELSQYGKLNKHFLAVCPDIDEEIVTTPGNAVLVLKSVEIEMENRYDRLAAAGVRNIADYNERLKSGRLHDTETIKHRKLPYLVIVVDELADLMITAAKEVEEPIARLAQLARAVGIHLVLATQRPSVDVITGVIKANFSARVAYQVASKIDSRTILDMNGADQLLGNGDMLYLAAGSPKPIRVQNAFISADEVERVVQHISKQKGYSHPTMLPSVFEKKKASSAAGGGSTDELFEEAAKIIVRHQQGSVSLLQRRLKVGYSRAARLIDELEAAGIVGPFDGSKAREVLVETDAELDIILRSL; encoded by the coding sequence ATGGCCGAACCAACCAACCAACCCAAAGACGCACAGAAGAAAAAGAACCCCGATCGGCGACGACAGATCTGGTCGTTCCTCGGGATTCTCTTTTCCTTCATGCTTTTGCTGAGCCTTGTGTCGTACACTCCCGCCGATCAGTCCAACGGGCAGGTGCGTATCGTGGACCTTTGGAAAGTGCTGACTCCGGACGAGGCGCTCCAGGCGAAGGCCGACAGGACGCAGAATCTCCTTGGCTTGCTCGGTGCTATACTCTCGAACTGGTTCATCAACTCAACTATCGGGTACGGCATCATCGCGCTCCCGTTCCTCGGGCTGGCGTGGTCATGGTATTTGCTGCGGAAGAAGGAGCTGCACAAACTCATCCTCGCCACCAACTACGTTGTTGCCATTGCGCTTCTGTTTTCAGCCCTGATGGGCTCGATGCGGCTCATCGGCGATGTCCCGATACTCGCGATGGAATGGAGCGGTACTGTCGGGGACTTTGCCGCGAATACGCTGTATAAGCTGATCGGCTTGGTGGGAAGCTTCTTGCTTCTTCTGGGACTTCTCGCCGTCGTCTTGACCCTTCTGGTTGATCTTGATATCCAGCAAACCTATGAACGATTGCAGGAATTGCTGGCCCGGTTGATGGCGTGGATCCGCAGGAAGAGGTCAGAGTCGAAGCTCGAAGCGGCGAAAGAAGCAGAATCCCCGGCCCCTCGACGATCCGTCGAAATCAAACGCGATGCTCAGGAACATGTGCCGCCCCCGCCGATCATGCGGAAACCCCCGGTGAGGGAAGAGCGGCCGGAAGTTCAGCCTCCCGTTCTCCACGAGGAAGCGGACGAAGATCCGGCACCGCGTGAGCCCGAAGGCGACTTGCCTCTGGATATCAACGCGCCGGTGAAGGAAGAAGAAGTGAACTTCGATGAGCGGCCGGCTGCAGAAGACGTCGAAGAAGAAGAGATAGACTACATATTCCCCTCAGTCGAGCTGCTCGATATCGCACGAACGTCAGAAGAAGTGGACGAAGAAGAGCTGAAGGCGAATGCAGAGCTCCTGCGGTCAAAGCTGGCGGATTTTGGTGTCGAAATCGAAAGCGTCTCTGTGACGCCCGGCCCGGTGGTGACGCTCTATGAAATCGTGCCTGCGACCGGAGTCAAGATCAGCAGAATCGAAAGCCTCCAGGACGACATCGCCCTCGCTCTCAAAGCCCGAGGCATCCGCATCATCGCTCCGATCCCTGGAAAGGGGACTGTGGGTGTTGAGATTCCGAACCACAATCCCGCACTGGTAACGCTCCGCGGGATCATCAATTCCTCCAAGTTCCGGGATTTCAAAGGCGCTCTGCCGCTCGCGCTCGGGAAGACGATCACCGGCGAAGCCTGCGTGGACGATCTGGCCAAGATGCCTCACCTCCTCATCGCCGGAGCGACGGGATCGGGAAAGAGCGTCGGTATCAACACGATTATCACGAGCCTGATCTACAGGCTCCATCCGAGCGACGTCAAGTTCATTATCATCGATCCGAAGAAGATCGAGCTGTCGCAATATGGAAAGTTGAACAAGCATTTTCTCGCTGTGTGCCCCGATATCGATGAAGAAATCGTTACCACCCCGGGGAACGCGGTGCTCGTGCTCAAGAGCGTCGAAATCGAGATGGAGAACCGGTATGACCGCCTCGCTGCGGCCGGCGTGCGGAATATCGCGGACTACAACGAAAGGCTGAAATCGGGCCGTCTGCATGACACCGAAACCATCAAGCACAGGAAGCTTCCGTACCTCGTAATTGTGGTTGACGAACTTGCCGACCTGATGATCACGGCGGCAAAAGAAGTTGAAGAGCCGATCGCGCGCCTCGCGCAGCTTGCGCGGGCTGTCGGTATCCATCTCGTCCTGGCCACCCAGAGACCATCGGTGGACGTCATCACCGGCGTGATCAAGGCGAATTTCTCTGCGCGCGTCGCATACCAGGTGGCGTCGAAAATCGATTCCCGCACCATTCTCGACATGAATGGGGCGGATCAGCTGCTTGGGAACGGCGACATGCTGTACCTCGCCGCCGGGAGCCCGAAACCAATTCGAGTGCAGAACGCGTTCATCTCCGCTGACGAAGTGGAGAGGGTCGTTCAGCACATCTCGAAACAAAAGGGATACAGTCATCCAACCATGCTTCCTTCCGTCTTCGAGAAGAAGAAGGCGAGCAGTGCAGCTGGCGGTGGATCGACCGATGAGTTGTTTGAAGAAGCCGCGAAGATCATCGTGCGGCATCAGCAGGGATCGGTCTCACTTTTGCAGCGGCGGCTGAAGGTCGGCTATTCGCGGGCCGCCCGGCTCATCGACGAACTGGAAGCGGCGGGCATCGTCGGACCGTTCGACGGCAGCAAGGCGCGCGAGGTGCTCGTGGAGACTGATGCTGAACTGGATATTATTTTGAGGAGTCTGTGA
- the lolA gene encoding outer membrane lipoprotein chaperone LolA: protein MRSVVFGLLVFSGIALGQQKEYTVKEVTDRMQKKYESIQDATARFTQHVKFGFSKIEQSFSGTLKMKKPHRYRVETEYQTLVTDGTTVWSFSPVNKQVLIDRYKETGDSFTPEQFLLNLPSNYYVTLVQPEAGSEKSTIMLKLVPKDDQSFIKSMKVWVDEGSWVVKKVEMLDVNDTEKIYTVQEIKINTNLKDTTFAFTAPQGTEVVDLR, encoded by the coding sequence ATGCGAAGTGTTGTGTTTGGGCTGTTGGTGTTCAGCGGAATTGCCCTGGGTCAGCAGAAGGAATACACCGTCAAAGAAGTCACCGACCGGATGCAGAAGAAATACGAGTCGATACAGGACGCGACTGCCCGGTTCACTCAGCACGTGAAATTCGGGTTCTCGAAGATCGAGCAGAGCTTTTCGGGAACGCTCAAGATGAAGAAGCCGCACCGGTACCGCGTCGAAACAGAGTACCAGACGCTCGTCACCGACGGCACGACGGTGTGGTCGTTCTCGCCGGTCAACAAGCAGGTCCTCATCGACCGGTACAAAGAAACAGGCGACTCGTTCACGCCCGAACAGTTTCTTCTGAATCTTCCGTCGAATTATTACGTGACCCTTGTTCAGCCCGAGGCCGGTTCAGAGAAGTCGACGATCATGCTGAAGCTTGTTCCGAAGGACGATCAGTCCTTCATCAAGTCGATGAAGGTCTGGGTGGACGAAGGTTCGTGGGTTGTCAAGAAAGTCGAAATGCTCGACGTCAATGACACGGAAAAGATCTACACGGTCCAGGAAATCAAGATCAATACGAACCTGAAGGACACCACGTTCGCGTTCACAGCCCCGCAGGGCACAGAAGTCGTCGACTTGCGTTAA
- a CDS encoding lysylphosphatidylglycerol synthase transmembrane domain-containing protein, with amino-acid sequence MPSRLKKVLQTALGFLLAGLFLFLAFRGVSIKELWASLQDVDYVWVALLVPIVVISHWLRAVRWAYLLAPIKENIPTRNLFSAVMIGFMVNNLLPRVGEVTRPFAIGKSENISKSSAFGTVVIERIIDMVVFLFILCLMLFLYPGSLDPFFSNVNAVRPFFFIGSIGFLVFFVVLFFKAESLFRLLSFLKRFIPKRLEAKYQSLLDSFLSGFAVSKMRKQYPMIVVLSLLIYFFYALSLYVPFYAFHTMAGHNLDFGASVILLTISTIAFAFPAPGALGTYHQFLSFALVRLYGVDNVTALSYSIITHEMGYIITTVVGLYYFFKDHLHISEVVNGTSDNEMV; translated from the coding sequence ATGCCATCACGACTCAAGAAAGTCCTTCAGACTGCCCTGGGGTTTCTCCTCGCCGGCCTCTTTCTGTTCCTCGCGTTTCGCGGTGTGAGTATCAAGGAGTTATGGGCCTCTCTCCAGGACGTCGATTATGTCTGGGTTGCGCTCCTCGTTCCTATTGTGGTCATCAGTCACTGGTTGCGGGCGGTGCGCTGGGCGTACCTCCTTGCCCCGATCAAGGAGAACATCCCGACCCGGAACCTGTTTTCAGCCGTCATGATCGGTTTCATGGTGAATAACCTGCTTCCCCGCGTCGGCGAGGTGACGCGCCCGTTTGCGATCGGCAAGTCTGAAAATATCTCGAAAAGTTCAGCGTTCGGGACTGTCGTGATCGAACGAATCATCGACATGGTCGTTTTTCTCTTCATCCTCTGCCTGATGCTTTTCCTGTATCCTGGTTCTCTGGATCCATTCTTCAGCAACGTGAATGCCGTCAGGCCGTTTTTCTTCATCGGATCCATCGGATTCCTGGTCTTCTTCGTTGTTCTCTTCTTCAAGGCAGAATCGCTCTTCCGGCTTCTGAGCTTTCTCAAACGATTCATTCCGAAGCGGCTGGAGGCCAAATACCAGTCGCTCCTTGATTCGTTTCTCAGCGGGTTTGCGGTTTCCAAGATGCGGAAACAATACCCCATGATCGTGGTGCTAAGTCTCCTGATCTACTTTTTCTATGCGCTGAGTCTCTACGTTCCCTTCTATGCATTCCACACCATGGCAGGACACAACCTGGACTTCGGCGCTTCCGTTATTCTGCTGACGATTTCCACGATCGCCTTCGCGTTCCCTGCCCCCGGGGCTCTGGGGACGTATCATCAATTTCTTTCTTTTGCCTTGGTCCGCCTCTACGGTGTCGACAATGTAACGGCGCTCAGCTATTCGATTATTACTCACGAAATGGGGTACATCATCACGACGGTGGTGGGACTCTACTACTTCTTCAAAGACCACCTGCACATTTCCGAGGTGGTCAACGGAACTTCCGACAACGAGATGGTTTGA
- a CDS encoding peptidylprolyl isomerase: MKRSLIVLLILFLIIITEGCQKKTVNATLETSKGTIEIELFQSDAPKTVANFTGLAEKGYFNGIIFHRISKGFVIQGGDPTGTGTGGKSIYGKEFEDELNPSTPSYQAGYVRGTLAMANRGPNTNTSQFFIMLRDIPGMPKNYTIFGKVTKGLDVVDSIAAVEITPQMGPNDGKPKVDVVMKKVTIVK; this comes from the coding sequence ATGAAACGATCACTTATAGTGCTGCTCATTCTTTTTCTCATAATCATAACTGAAGGGTGCCAGAAGAAAACCGTGAATGCCACACTTGAGACCTCGAAGGGGACGATTGAAATCGAACTGTTTCAATCAGACGCCCCAAAGACCGTAGCCAATTTCACTGGCCTTGCCGAGAAGGGTTACTTCAACGGGATTATTTTCCACCGGATTTCCAAAGGGTTCGTCATCCAGGGGGGTGACCCAACCGGAACGGGGACTGGAGGGAAGAGTATCTACGGGAAGGAATTCGAGGATGAATTGAATCCTTCGACGCCCTCCTATCAGGCCGGGTATGTCCGCGGAACGCTCGCTATGGCCAACCGCGGCCCCAACACGAATACGAGCCAGTTTTTTATCATGCTGCGCGACATTCCTGGTATGCCGAAGAACTATACGATTTTCGGGAAAGTCACGAAGGGGTTGGACGTCGTCGATTCCATCGCCGCTGTCGAGATCACTCCGCAGATGGGTCCGAATGACGGAAAGCCGAAAGTGGATGTGGTGATGAAGAAAGTGACCATTGTGAAGTAA
- a CDS encoding undecaprenyl-diphosphate phosphatase, which produces MSILQAAILGLLQGLTEFLPVSSSGHLVFFKQLLNVSNPEMLSFDVFVHFGTLISVCIIFRKDIGHIFRSFLEAARTQTWKAAYATNEYFRLGTAIIIASVPAAVVGLIFHDQIAEAFRDPKLVSVNLVVTGLFLFLTRFPVALEGKRVGAVSGFIIGIAQSVAILPGISRSGSTISTALFLHIPPALAARFSFLLSVPVIAGAALLETKTIVHQGAEIGFGPFIVGVVAAAIMGYVSIKLLLRIIERGRFSWFAFYCFVAGIAGILFIS; this is translated from the coding sequence ATGTCCATTTTGCAGGCTGCCATACTTGGATTGCTTCAGGGTCTCACAGAGTTCCTCCCTGTGAGCAGTTCTGGCCATCTGGTATTCTTCAAGCAGCTCCTCAACGTCAGCAATCCGGAGATGCTTTCGTTTGACGTCTTCGTGCATTTCGGAACGCTCATTTCAGTGTGCATCATTTTCCGAAAGGACATCGGTCACATTTTCAGGTCGTTCTTGGAAGCTGCCCGGACACAGACCTGGAAGGCGGCGTATGCGACGAACGAGTACTTCCGCCTGGGCACGGCAATCATCATCGCTTCGGTGCCGGCGGCGGTTGTCGGGTTGATATTCCACGATCAGATTGCTGAGGCGTTTCGCGATCCGAAGCTGGTGTCGGTCAACCTCGTCGTGACGGGTTTGTTCTTGTTCCTGACCCGGTTTCCGGTGGCACTCGAGGGTAAGCGCGTGGGAGCCGTGTCTGGATTTATTATTGGTATCGCGCAATCGGTGGCGATCCTGCCCGGAATATCACGTTCAGGATCGACGATCAGCACCGCATTGTTCCTTCACATTCCCCCCGCGCTTGCCGCACGATTTTCTTTTCTCCTTTCTGTTCCCGTTATTGCGGGGGCGGCATTGCTGGAAACGAAGACAATCGTCCACCAGGGGGCCGAAATCGGATTTGGCCCGTTCATCGTGGGAGTTGTTGCCGCAGCAATCATGGGATATGTCTCGATCAAGCTCCTGCTTCGCATCATCGAGCGGGGCCGATTCAGCTGGTTCGCGTTCTATTGCTTTGTCGCCGGCATCGCAGGCATTCTTTTCATTTCGTGA